ACAACAAGTAGAACAAAGAATGGTACAGGTTTCAAACCTGATTATTGATCGGCAAAGTTATGATTCCATCAAACGCGAGTATCTGGCATTCCGTGACTCCTGGAATTCATTTGCCACACATTTGCGTCCCTATCACAACCGAATCTTGAACCGCGGAATCCAACGAGTGGTTCAACAAGATCGATCGATCCAAGAGCTGCTTTGGCTTCCTCAAGACGGCGCCAACCTTCAGGAAATTGCTCATTTGACCGAATCACTAAAGCGAGATGTTGATGAATTTTATCGTAGAGCGACACTACGTCTCCTGATCAGTTTACCCCCCGCAAACTACATCTCAACCTCCGACGAATTTTACGGAACAGTAGAGAACCTGATTGATACAGTCAACCACAACGAATCAACAAGTGATTTAATCACTTCTTTTACTTACATTGAACAGTCCTGGAAAGATTTCTCTGCTCTATTCCACTCGGTGGAGAGCCCGGCAGCACTGCAGTTGCTGGATAAAGTAGATAACTCAATTAACGCACTCCGAATTGCACTGCGAATTGAACAACCATCTGACAGTATTGACCTGGCGAAGCTTGTTGTATCACTGGAAACACAGAGTACGCAGCTTTCCATCATCGCCGAACAGTGGTTGTCAACAGAATCACCTTCTTTTAGACGATCAACGCAGGCTGCGATTCGTGATTTTTCGGAAACTGCACACGAACTCCATCGCATTATTTTAGCACAACCTGTTTCGATGGCGCTCATTCGCACCAAGAGTTCTGAACTTTTCGAACGCTGGTTCAAGGTACACGAGAAAATTTCTCGATGCGAAACGCGCGAAAAGTATCAGCTGCAGGAAGCTGCTGTTCGAATCACGCAAATGCTGATGGATTTGCGTTACGCAACAAAGTAAGCAAGATTGTGTCAAAGTCATTTCAAGGCCCTCATTATTGAGGGCCTTGTTCTTGCGCAATGTAAAATTCTGAAGAGAATGTTGAAATCAAGCTACTATTATCTTTCAATGCAAGAGATTTATTTAGAGATTCACAATCAGTCGAGGACAATTAGGCCATGAATGCTTCAAGTCCTTTGGAAGGCGACCCCCACTCCAGGCCATCTGACCAAAACGTGACAGACTGGGTCGATTACATTGTCGCTTATTTTGTCGCAATACAGCGGTATCTTCGAATTTCTTTTGTACCTCTCCAAGCTGACCGCAAAGAAGCAATTGAAAAAAGAAGTACCCTACTTTTACCATTAGCGGGCTTCAGCTTAGGGCTACTCTTAACTTTACTGCTGGCCCTTGTCCAGTTCATTTGGCCTTTGGGAATCGCCATTCTCTTAGTTGGCTCGATAGAGCTGGTGTTTCTTCGAACTTTTGTTCCTGAATCAATTCCTCAATGTCGAGAACTCCTAGCCTCAAAAAAAACACCTTCTTCTTCAGGAAATATTTTTGTTCTAACAATCGTTTTTATGCTATTGCGCATGGCGCTGTTTTATCAGCTTCTCTCTGATTCCATGTCATTGCTCACTCCCTGCGTTCTGATCCTGATTTCGATTTCTATGGGTACCTGGATTATCCCTTTTTCAATCAGCTTTGCTGTCTCACACGATGAAACAGCGAGATGGATCAACCCCAAGCGCCCTTTGACCAAGAAACAATTATGTTATGGCAGTTTATTTTTGATTCCTTTGTTCCTGTTGGGAACATGGGCCTCAATGAGCTATTTAGCACCGGCACTTCTAGCTACTGCATTCCTAATGTACTGGATCATGAGGAAGCTCGAAGATCATGATATCGAAGTAACGGACACTCACATTGAAGGGCTTGCAGCACTCTTTCAGGTTGTGTTTCTATTAGTATGTACGATCGACTTTTCGTTTCTCAAACGATTATCTGAGTAACTTAGCATCTCATTTAATGTATTAATCCCGCTGCCTCAACTCAGCTCGTATCAAACCGCGGTCAAATTCCATCAGTTCTATTAATCGAAACTCATGTCGATCAAGTATCTCAGACGGATCAATGAGACTCAGAGTTTGAATCTGTGCCACGAATCTGAAAAACATATACATGATCTTAATCAAAGTGAATGCTCTGACCCTCTGAAAGATTCCACCCGAGATCTGAAAATCTGCATATAGCCAAACTGCATTCGTTTCGCAAGCTTCTGCAATTTTCGTGACCATTTCGTTGAGTAGCTGTTTATCAAAAACATCCAAAAAGAAATTTGTCACAACCAAATCATAATTCTGATCAGGCATTTCTTCGACTGTTAAATCACAAAGGTAAAATGTCACGCGTCGTGATGCAGCTTCAGAAAATCTCTGCAAGCGTTTTCGTGCCAATTCCAGCATGGTCTGACTGGAGTCGATGTAATGGATTTGTTCACAGTCAGTGTGTTGGATTAATTCAAGCAAAAACTGACCATTCCCCTCACCCACTAATACAATTTTTTTCACGGGTGGTAAGTGTGTCAGGAACGCAGTCCTACAGCGTTGCATCTGTTTGTTGAAGACGATTTTTTCCAGTCGCTCAAAATAAGGCGCGACTCGATTAAAATTCATGTCGTCACGCTCATAAAAATCCAAGGTGTGAATAATGCCAAATCAGCTAAAACAGGCTTCAAGTGTGGGCTGATCAGACAACGATCGAGGACCAGTAGCAATCCAGAACTGGATAAGAGAGACAGTTCAAATACCGGCACCCGATGCATGAACATTGCGCAACCACAGGCAAGTACCTGTAAGCAAATAAACCACATCAGCATAGACTGAAATCGATGTAATCGATCAGGGTGTCTTGTAAAAAAAGTCACCTCACCTAACTGCAGATCAGTTAAAAATTCACAACGAGAAATCAAAAGGCAATTCAAACTGCATAAAGCAAAAAAACAACTAAAAGTCCAGACGTAATAGTAATTCCAATCAGCAAGTTGTATGAGTACAAAAAAATGTGTGGCAGAGGAAAAAAACATGCCAACCAGCATTTCCCTGGGAAGCAATCCTCTTGCCAGATTAGGAAAATAAAAACAACACAGATAATAAATTGATAATAACGCCAATAAGCTCATACCCCATACAATTTCAGTTCTTCCCAAATTAAGCCCGAGATATAGAATTGAAATAACAGCAACCAGTCCCCACGCACACATCAAAGGTTTAAAATACATTGATGTGAACAGATGGCGGGGTGCCATACAAGGTTTAGCAGGCGTTCGAATACTATCCAGCAAACGATCCCCCGCATAAGCTAACCAGGTAACGCTGAATAAAATGAGATAATGGTGGAATCCAATCCTGCTCGAGTAGACAGCAGAAAGGCACCAAAGCCAGATGACTCCCACAAAAGGCGCATCGAGACTCAGAGAATTAACGAGTAAAAATATTTTTTCCAGAACTCCCCTGGCCTCACTTTCCGAAAGTGAATTCACGGGTGGACAGGATATGCTGCTTGGAGCAGTGCTTTCAACGATCCTGGATGCCATTTCACTTAACGCCTGAATATTAAAGAACTTTTGACTGAAACAGGGAACTGGATCTCTGTAGTGATGCCTGACAAACCCGGTAAGCCTACGACAGGCTCGTGGAATCAATCATGAAAGTCAACCGGCTGCTCCTGGGATTGTGTTATAATGTACTGAAATTTAGGCAAGGTGAGACCAGATTCAGATGTTGAACCAGATACAACTCTTCGAATAGAGTATAATTACTAATCTGTGTTTCACCAAAAGCAGAGCGGACCAGAAATCAGACTGCTAACGTCCCTATCAGGAATGGAATCATGCCGTTAAAAACGGGTACTGTCGAAGAGCCAAAACTCGATTTAACACCTATGATTGATATTGTCTTTCTACTCATCATTTTTTTTATGGTCGGCACTCAATTTACAGAAATGGAGCGGCAATACGATATTAAGCTCCCTACTGTTACAGATGCAAAGCCACTGACCAACCTGCCTGACGACATTATAGTGAATGTCCAACAGGATGGAGAAATCACTGTTAATGGAGAAAAGAAATCTCTGGAAGAATTAGAATCTGCATTAGCAACAGCAAAGCAAAATTTTCCAGGTCAGTCTGTCGTGATCCGGGGTGATTCAACCGGCCCTTATCAGAACGTGATGAATATTCTCGAGATTTGCCACCGAGTCAAAATACGTTCTGTCTCTTTGGCCAATCGTTTGAGAGACGAATAAACAACATGAGTGATCGAATTCATAATCTAATCGAACGAGTTCTGGCAGGTCGCGATATTTCGTTTGACCAGATCCTTTGGGGCATATTGATCCTAGCCGCCATTTTTGCCTCAATTCATTTGCTGTCGATGCTCGTTACGCGCTGGGGAGATAGTA
This genomic interval from Gimesia alba contains the following:
- a CDS encoding ExbD/TolR family protein, producing MPLKTGTVEEPKLDLTPMIDIVFLLIIFFMVGTQFTEMERQYDIKLPTVTDAKPLTNLPDDIIVNVQQDGEITVNGEKKSLEELESALATAKQNFPGQSVVIRGDSTGPYQNVMNILEICHRVKIRSVSLANRLRDE
- a CDS encoding class I SAM-dependent methyltransferase, coding for MNFNRVAPYFERLEKIVFNKQMQRCRTAFLTHLPPVKKIVLVGEGNGQFLLELIQHTDCEQIHYIDSSQTMLELARKRLQRFSEAASRRVTFYLCDLTVEEMPDQNYDLVVTNFFLDVFDKQLLNEMVTKIAEACETNAVWLYADFQISGGIFQRVRAFTLIKIMYMFFRFVAQIQTLSLIDPSEILDRHEFRLIELMEFDRGLIRAELRQRD